Proteins from a genomic interval of Rubinisphaera italica:
- a CDS encoding DUF3500 domain-containing protein, whose amino-acid sequence MSQPIVTSITDCDRRRFLATGLTAAAGLVVPNTISAALFDVNKAAKKMGVVSESAVKDLYSSLDETQRKAIVFDWDHTEKGRGLLRSHVSNNWQITKPEVRSRFFTDEQQDMVRTIFEGIVNPDWHARYYKQIEDDNGGFGDNQSIAIFGNPDSDKFEFVMTGRHLTLRCDGNSSDHLAFGGPIFYGHDPLGEFNEGPNHTENVFWDQALEANKVYAMLDGKQRKQAEVARTPGEGAIAFQGSSGRTTGLPVSEMSSDQKEALQKTLQKLVEMYRQIDQEEVAQCLKSQGGLDACSLSYYTDKDIGKDRVWDNWRLEGPSFVWHYRGAPHVHVWVNIADSSDVKSNTPLLQRRS is encoded by the coding sequence ATGTCCCAACCAATCGTAACTTCAATAACGGACTGCGACCGACGCCGTTTTCTTGCGACCGGATTAACCGCTGCGGCCGGGCTGGTTGTGCCGAATACGATCTCGGCTGCTTTGTTTGACGTCAATAAAGCCGCAAAGAAAATGGGAGTGGTTTCGGAATCAGCCGTAAAGGATTTGTATTCGTCACTCGATGAAACGCAGCGTAAAGCGATTGTGTTTGACTGGGATCATACCGAGAAAGGTCGTGGGTTATTGCGTTCGCATGTGAGCAACAACTGGCAGATTACTAAGCCGGAAGTTCGCAGCCGATTCTTTACGGACGAACAACAGGATATGGTTCGTACGATATTCGAAGGTATCGTTAATCCCGACTGGCATGCCCGTTATTACAAACAGATCGAAGATGACAACGGCGGCTTCGGAGACAATCAGTCCATCGCGATTTTTGGAAACCCTGACAGTGACAAGTTTGAGTTTGTAATGACAGGCCGTCACTTGACCTTGCGTTGCGATGGAAACTCCTCGGATCATCTTGCCTTTGGCGGACCCATTTTTTATGGGCACGATCCACTGGGAGAATTTAACGAGGGGCCGAATCATACCGAGAACGTTTTCTGGGATCAGGCTTTAGAAGCGAACAAAGTGTATGCCATGCTCGATGGCAAGCAACGTAAGCAAGCCGAAGTCGCCCGCACTCCGGGTGAAGGTGCCATCGCATTTCAGGGAAGCAGTGGTCGCACGACCGGCCTGCCAGTCAGCGAGATGTCGAGCGATCAAAAAGAGGCACTTCAGAAAACCTTGCAGAAACTGGTGGAAATGTACCGTCAAATCGATCAGGAAGAAGTCGCTCAGTGTCTCAAAAGCCAGGGGGGACTCGATGCCTGCTCACTTTCGTATTATACCGATAAAGATATCGGCAAGGACCGCGTGTGGGACAACTGGCGACTGGAAGGCCCGTCGTTCGTATGGCATTATCGTGGCGCTCCACACGTCCACGTCTGGGTTAACATTGCCGATAGCAGCGACGTGAAATCGAATACACCGCTTTTACAACGTCGTTCCTGA
- a CDS encoding cold-shock protein — protein MSILPHPQAARINCDGCGLWEGEWKLAEGKIKKLVTDKGFGFIQGDRGDLFFHLSALQNSQFETLEVGQSVTYEEEEGPKGPRATAVEIIE, from the coding sequence TTGTCCATTCTGCCACATCCGCAGGCAGCACGTATCAATTGCGATGGGTGCGGTCTGTGGGAGGGAGAGTGGAAGTTGGCTGAGGGCAAAATTAAAAAGCTGGTGACTGACAAGGGGTTTGGATTCATTCAAGGCGACCGTGGCGATCTGTTTTTTCACTTATCGGCTTTGCAGAATTCCCAGTTTGAAACCCTTGAAGTTGGCCAGAGTGTGACCTACGAAGAGGAAGAAGGCCCCAAAGGACCGCGGGCAACAGCAGTGGAAATTATTGAGTAA
- the treZ gene encoding malto-oligosyltrehalose trehalohydrolase — protein MSIGYIPEYRGRPETIENQTRFRVWAPFKSSVELVLLENDGSQSAHSMQASEWGYFELTVPQLANGSRYAYRMDNGPLRPDPCSIWQPEGVHLPSAVYDAAAFSWTDDNWQPIPQCDLVFYELHVGTFTDEGTFEAIIPRLQALKELGITAIELLPVAQFPGDRNWGYDGVHPFAAQNSYGGPAGLQRLVDAAHQNGLSVILDVVYNHLGPEGNYLGEFGPYFTGTYSTAWGEALNYDGPHSDPVRQFFLENVWHWIHDFHLDGLRLDAVHSIYDNSPVHLLTEIKQVADAAAKARSSEAIIIAESLLNDVRMIRPLEQGGYGLDAEWNEDFHHAVQAIMTEERSGKYSDFGEVRHLKTIFEENFSLNGRYSQFRQQRWGASAAGFAGARFVAGIQNHDHIGNRAQGERFSQLMSPAEYRLAACLSLLSPFLPLIFMGEEYGETSPFPFFCSFQDLKLIRNVRKGRKRDFGFGRNVLDPQKESTYEAAKLQWSWAEKSEQAGFRRMYHDLLQARRNWPALKNPQTRTAHLRPDEENTTILEWKYECESQTLECLFNLTHRVQTIELNEQKILFQSEDQLYTSKTNNKPLSTGYLRPFECVVLSNLPWPTL, from the coding sequence ATGTCCATTGGCTACATTCCTGAATATCGCGGCCGTCCAGAAACCATAGAGAATCAAACACGCTTTCGAGTCTGGGCTCCTTTCAAATCTTCGGTCGAACTGGTTCTGCTTGAAAATGATGGCTCTCAATCCGCTCATTCAATGCAAGCCAGCGAATGGGGATACTTCGAACTGACCGTGCCTCAATTGGCGAATGGATCTCGCTACGCTTACCGCATGGACAATGGGCCGTTGCGTCCCGACCCCTGTTCAATCTGGCAACCGGAAGGAGTGCATTTGCCTTCCGCAGTTTACGATGCGGCTGCCTTCTCCTGGACCGATGACAACTGGCAACCGATTCCTCAATGTGATCTGGTCTTTTATGAATTGCACGTCGGCACATTTACAGACGAAGGCACCTTCGAGGCTATCATTCCTCGTCTCCAAGCGTTGAAAGAGCTTGGGATTACTGCGATTGAACTACTGCCGGTGGCTCAGTTTCCCGGAGATCGGAACTGGGGTTACGACGGCGTGCATCCCTTTGCTGCTCAAAACAGTTACGGGGGACCGGCTGGCTTACAACGCCTGGTCGACGCTGCTCATCAGAACGGGCTCTCAGTCATTCTGGATGTCGTTTACAACCATCTGGGACCGGAAGGAAATTATCTTGGAGAATTTGGCCCCTATTTCACGGGAACTTACTCAACAGCCTGGGGCGAGGCGCTGAATTATGATGGACCACACAGCGATCCCGTGCGGCAGTTTTTTCTAGAAAATGTCTGGCATTGGATTCATGACTTTCATCTCGATGGCCTGCGGCTCGATGCGGTCCATTCCATCTACGATAACAGCCCGGTTCATCTCCTGACGGAAATCAAGCAGGTCGCAGATGCCGCGGCGAAGGCTCGATCAAGTGAAGCGATCATCATTGCTGAAAGTTTATTGAACGATGTCCGCATGATCCGCCCTCTCGAACAAGGGGGTTACGGACTGGACGCGGAATGGAATGAAGATTTCCATCATGCGGTGCAGGCAATAATGACCGAAGAACGCTCGGGAAAATATTCCGACTTTGGAGAGGTGCGGCATCTGAAAACAATCTTTGAAGAGAATTTCAGTCTCAACGGGCGTTACAGTCAATTTCGACAACAACGCTGGGGAGCCTCTGCAGCCGGATTCGCAGGGGCACGTTTTGTCGCCGGCATACAAAATCACGACCACATCGGAAATCGAGCCCAGGGAGAACGATTCTCCCAATTGATGTCGCCAGCCGAGTATCGACTGGCAGCCTGCCTCTCATTATTGAGTCCCTTCCTTCCCTTGATTTTCATGGGGGAAGAATATGGCGAGACCAGCCCGTTCCCGTTCTTCTGTTCGTTTCAGGATCTCAAGCTGATCCGTAATGTCAGAAAAGGTCGGAAACGCGATTTCGGTTTCGGGCGCAATGTGCTCGATCCCCAAAAGGAATCAACCTATGAAGCGGCGAAACTCCAGTGGTCCTGGGCAGAGAAATCCGAGCAAGCCGGATTCAGGCGAATGTATCATGATCTTTTACAAGCCAGAAGAAACTGGCCAGCACTTAAAAACCCACAAACAAGAACCGCCCACCTGCGACCTGATGAAGAAAACACAACCATCCTGGAATGGAAATACGAATGTGAATCGCAAACGCTTGAATGCCTATTCAACCTGACGCATCGCGTGCAAACAATTGAACTCAATGAGCAAAAGATTCTCTTCCAGTCGGAGGATCAACTCTACACATCGAAGACGAATAACAAACCTTTATCGACAGGATACCTTCGTCCGTTCGAGTGCGTGGTGTTAAGTAACTTGCCTTGGCCAACACTCTGA
- a CDS encoding aminotransferase class V-fold PLP-dependent enzyme: MKKPIYLDHAATSAPKPERVARRVRDYLLNEGISAGRGGYERAMQVGREIENGRARLANLLNAESASRIVFTGGGTEALNLALLGFLGEGDHVVISTLEHNSVLRPLNMLETKRGVRLSYVHPDEQGIVAAEKLIAACRPETKLICCLHASNVTGIIQPIEELCRLARRLNVSTLIDAAQTVGHLPIDLQKIDCDFLAAPCHKGLQAPLGTGFLYLRPGMEQHVLPLQFGGTGTQSELATQPVELPVRYESGSLAVPALLGLSAALSEISNESIREDFDKRKRLSKKCMEELAEIESVIIYPQFYSKDNRIDVISFNLRNQDPRIVGTILDQHFQIEVRTGFHCAPLVHEDLGTTELGGTIRVSLGSTTTEEEIETFLDAIRQIAGA, from the coding sequence ATGAAGAAACCAATTTATCTCGATCATGCTGCCACCAGTGCCCCTAAGCCAGAACGAGTTGCAAGGCGTGTACGCGATTATCTGCTGAATGAAGGCATTAGTGCTGGACGTGGTGGTTATGAGCGGGCAATGCAGGTCGGTCGTGAAATCGAAAATGGTCGGGCCCGGCTGGCCAATTTACTCAATGCCGAATCCGCAAGTCGAATCGTTTTTACCGGTGGTGGAACAGAAGCATTGAATCTCGCTTTGCTTGGATTCCTGGGGGAGGGAGATCATGTCGTCATTTCCACACTCGAACATAATTCCGTGCTTCGACCTCTCAATATGCTGGAAACGAAACGAGGTGTACGTCTCTCTTATGTGCATCCTGATGAGCAGGGAATCGTAGCGGCTGAAAAATTAATCGCTGCCTGTCGACCAGAGACGAAATTAATTTGTTGTCTACATGCGTCCAATGTGACGGGGATCATTCAACCAATTGAAGAGCTTTGTCGGCTGGCTCGAAGGCTTAATGTTTCCACTTTAATTGATGCAGCTCAAACGGTGGGACATCTTCCAATCGACTTGCAGAAAATCGATTGCGATTTTCTGGCAGCTCCCTGCCATAAAGGTTTGCAGGCTCCGTTAGGAACCGGATTTCTTTACCTGCGGCCAGGAATGGAACAGCACGTTCTGCCTCTACAGTTTGGAGGGACGGGAACGCAGAGTGAACTGGCAACACAGCCGGTTGAATTGCCAGTCCGATATGAATCCGGAAGTCTCGCAGTACCAGCCCTGCTCGGTTTGTCGGCAGCGTTGAGTGAAATTTCCAATGAATCGATTCGAGAAGATTTCGATAAGCGAAAACGATTAAGCAAAAAGTGCATGGAGGAGCTTGCAGAGATTGAGTCGGTAATTATCTATCCGCAGTTTTATTCGAAGGATAACCGGATCGATGTCATCAGCTTCAATCTTCGAAACCAGGATCCCAGAATTGTGGGAACGATTCTGGATCAGCATTTTCAAATTGAAGTCCGCACCGGATTCCATTGTGCTCCGCTCGTCCATGAAGATCTGGGAACGACGGAGTTGGGAGGCACGATTCGTGTCAGTCTTGGATCCACAACGACTGAAGAAGAAATCGAAACCTTTCTGGATGCGATTCGCCAGATCGCAGGCGCGTGA
- the ypfJ gene encoding KPN_02809 family neutral zinc metallopeptidase has product MRLDDVRESGNVQDRRAMGPKKVATGGVIGLLLMVGLIFLSGGDLGDVLKFVVQNQANVAPAPAPLNPQEQAEQDRQVVFVRKILALTEDVWSDLFTEYGKPYVAPNLEIFRGSTQTACGHGAAAMGPFYCPADEKVYIDLGFYDQLQQELNAPGDFAQAYVIAHEVGHHIQNQLGYSDIVHRARQGGSEEDSNRMSVRLELQADYLAGVWANHAQQEFNVLEQGDIDEGLNAAKQIGDDMLQKKSRGIVVPEQFTHGSSSQRVRWFRQGFQSGDATKATLDQFFEMPYSSL; this is encoded by the coding sequence ATGAGATTGGATGATGTCCGTGAAAGCGGGAATGTGCAGGACCGTCGCGCGATGGGCCCGAAGAAAGTGGCGACTGGTGGAGTCATTGGCTTGCTGTTAATGGTGGGGTTGATCTTCCTTTCCGGCGGCGACTTGGGAGATGTTCTCAAGTTTGTGGTGCAGAATCAGGCAAATGTTGCCCCCGCACCGGCTCCGCTCAATCCTCAGGAACAAGCCGAGCAGGATCGACAGGTCGTCTTCGTCCGCAAAATTCTTGCTCTCACCGAAGATGTCTGGAGCGATCTATTCACTGAATACGGCAAGCCTTATGTGGCTCCGAATCTGGAAATCTTTCGAGGCTCCACCCAAACCGCATGCGGACATGGGGCAGCCGCGATGGGCCCGTTTTATTGCCCGGCTGACGAAAAAGTCTACATCGACCTCGGTTTTTACGATCAACTCCAGCAGGAACTCAATGCCCCCGGCGACTTTGCTCAGGCTTATGTGATTGCCCATGAAGTCGGCCATCATATACAGAACCAGCTTGGATATTCCGATATCGTCCATCGCGCCCGGCAAGGAGGATCCGAGGAAGACTCCAATCGCATGTCCGTCCGCCTCGAACTTCAGGCTGACTATTTAGCAGGCGTATGGGCCAATCATGCTCAGCAGGAATTCAATGTGCTCGAACAGGGCGATATCGATGAGGGCTTAAATGCGGCCAAGCAAATTGGTGATGACATGCTGCAAAAGAAATCCCGAGGCATCGTCGTTCCCGAACAATTCACCCACGGCTCCTCCTCCCAACGCGTCCGCTGGTTCCGCCAGGGTTTCCAGTCCGGTGACGCCACAAAAGCGACTCTCGATCAGTTTTTCGAGATGCCCTATTCATCACTGTAA
- a CDS encoding DUF11 domain-containing protein: MRSGLLTRLSEFACRTQSTNWILAAAISGTTLAPVGAQEIQPAGTPEKFESEDQRFLAIERYQRTSQPAPIKNYYQELFGNQTEASAATAPNKLQSAALLRPIETEPTEPTEPKNPVVLTAQYEYAPTSGQVFTVTPVSATQEADSYDDLPAWAKTAKASLKPQEKSASPAATPVKAMNVSMPTATLKIDTPVRIDTPVVTPQSAPAAPEVSVNPAIEVAAGPQNPNVKVEWTSKEGINVGQESSCELIVSNSGSSTAYNVEVDARFPADVQLISTNPAQEELVPDLTWSLGNIPAGETRSIQVVLVPTHRGALNATAEVHFTAAAQSGFVVREPLLGLSITGPDQVMVGDPASQSVTITNPGNGIAKNVRLDALIPEGLEHTRGERLIMDVGSLNPGESRTIRLALSAMTGGDKVIQVSASAEGGLLETSSSTMKVIAPSLTAAIDGPGLRYKGRTATYKLKVVNDGTIGTSNVRMMHKIPEGFEYIGSSRGATYDAPTRILSWFVGKLEAGKDAEMEVELNASQIGEFTHYVRATSEHGSTTDTQVVTRVEGASALVMDIVDLDDPVEVGNETAYEIKVRNEGSAAAEDIGISCELPEGVQLVKASGPAEYVTEGNLILFKPLPTIAAGESATYRVFVVGNVDGNLVFRARVTSAASPEALTFEELTRFYGDVR; the protein is encoded by the coding sequence ATGCGGAGCGGTCTGCTAACTCGACTTTCGGAATTTGCGTGCCGCACGCAATCGACGAACTGGATTCTCGCTGCGGCTATCTCAGGAACCACCCTCGCACCCGTCGGTGCACAGGAAATTCAGCCCGCTGGAACTCCCGAAAAATTCGAGAGCGAAGACCAGCGATTCCTGGCCATTGAACGTTATCAACGGACCAGCCAACCGGCTCCGATCAAAAATTACTATCAGGAGCTGTTCGGCAATCAAACCGAAGCTTCCGCGGCCACTGCACCCAATAAATTGCAGTCTGCAGCCTTATTGCGACCCATTGAAACCGAGCCAACCGAACCGACAGAACCGAAAAATCCTGTCGTGCTGACCGCTCAATATGAATATGCTCCAACTTCCGGACAGGTCTTCACTGTCACACCGGTTTCTGCGACTCAAGAAGCAGATTCGTATGACGATCTTCCAGCCTGGGCAAAAACAGCCAAAGCGAGTTTGAAACCTCAGGAGAAATCGGCTTCTCCAGCTGCAACACCCGTCAAAGCGATGAATGTGTCGATGCCGACCGCGACTCTGAAAATTGACACTCCGGTTCGTATCGATACGCCGGTCGTCACACCCCAGTCTGCTCCAGCTGCTCCAGAAGTTTCTGTGAATCCAGCAATCGAAGTGGCAGCCGGGCCTCAGAATCCGAATGTGAAAGTGGAATGGACTTCCAAAGAGGGAATCAACGTTGGTCAGGAAAGTTCCTGCGAACTGATTGTCTCCAACAGCGGCAGCAGCACAGCTTACAATGTTGAAGTCGATGCCCGCTTCCCGGCGGATGTTCAGCTGATTTCCACCAACCCCGCTCAGGAAGAACTTGTTCCTGATTTGACATGGTCACTCGGAAATATTCCTGCCGGCGAAACGCGATCCATTCAGGTTGTTCTGGTTCCAACTCACCGTGGAGCTTTGAACGCGACTGCCGAAGTTCACTTCACAGCGGCTGCTCAATCGGGCTTTGTGGTTCGCGAACCACTTCTCGGCCTGTCGATCACTGGACCTGATCAGGTTATGGTGGGCGATCCTGCTTCTCAAAGCGTGACCATCACCAATCCCGGAAACGGTATTGCCAAGAATGTTCGTTTGGATGCGTTGATTCCTGAAGGACTCGAACACACTCGCGGCGAACGACTCATTATGGACGTCGGTTCTTTGAATCCTGGTGAATCCCGTACGATTCGTCTGGCATTGTCGGCAATGACTGGTGGAGACAAAGTCATTCAGGTGAGTGCCTCAGCTGAAGGCGGATTACTTGAAACGTCCTCTTCGACGATGAAAGTCATCGCTCCCAGCCTGACCGCTGCGATTGATGGACCGGGCCTGCGATATAAAGGGCGTACTGCGACATACAAACTCAAAGTCGTCAACGATGGTACCATCGGCACAAGCAACGTCCGCATGATGCACAAGATTCCGGAAGGCTTCGAATACATCGGTTCCAGTCGCGGAGCCACTTACGATGCACCAACCCGCATCCTCAGCTGGTTCGTCGGCAAACTTGAAGCTGGTAAAGACGCCGAGATGGAAGTCGAATTGAACGCCAGCCAGATTGGCGAGTTCACTCACTATGTCCGAGCCACTTCCGAGCATGGGTCCACCACCGATACTCAGGTTGTCACCCGAGTTGAGGGAGCCTCTGCACTGGTGATGGACATCGTCGACCTTGACGATCCTGTCGAAGTCGGCAACGAAACTGCTTACGAAATCAAAGTTCGAAACGAAGGTTCTGCAGCTGCGGAAGACATCGGCATCTCTTGCGAATTGCCGGAAGGTGTCCAACTGGTCAAAGCGAGTGGCCCAGCCGAGTATGTGACTGAAGGGAATCTGATCCTCTTCAAGCCACTCCCAACAATTGCCGCTGGCGAGTCGGCCACTTACCGAGTGTTTGTCGTCGGTAATGTCGATGGCAACCTGGTCTTCAGAGCCCGAGTCACCTCAGCCGCTTCTCCAGAAGCTCTGACCTTCGAAGAACTGACTCGCTTCTACGGTGATGTCCGTTAA
- a CDS encoding GTPase, with product MQSLQDVGKTISQLQQRVDALAKEAAQLDLPAVSTTEWYQLITQKLIPQLSDSTFLVVAVVGGTNIGKSVIFNHLCGSKVSATSPLASGTKHPTCLAPPRFANEAALEAIFSEFDLRHSDDADDALQATDDDVLFWRESKTAPENLLLLDTPDIDSDAQINWSRADKVRRSADVLIAVLTQQKYNDAAVKKFFRSAAEEDKSILVVFNQLLIPDDDEYWPIWLKTFCDETGISPEYVYVAPHDRRAAEQKELPFYHRQWPVTEETVHEQTPRDLMVDLSELRFEEIKLKSLAGAVTALSDSQAGIPAYLAEIRRRSGIYGDAWKRLTERLQEISVTWPAVPNPIVIQEVRNWWKEHRTGWEASVHGFYDALGRGIMWPIRQFRHHDPEAEPQWITNYRQQEWRTIQQQLVAIYDRLESLAQHGHPVLATRLNQLMAGQTRENTLAAIKEEHQHARFEEELEALVRLQMQSFREDRKDWFKILQRLDTAAAAARPAVTVALFATGFGPVGNAMMPMMTDTALQAAIHVAGDVTAGTVTAAVGETAISSSTSTGMRYLEAWFHQFHQSFVKVRQIWLIQQLQKHLWGSFLDDLQNAADVPKTEEFKAVERELVSLRNLSLQSS from the coding sequence GTGCAGTCACTTCAGGATGTTGGAAAAACAATTTCGCAGTTGCAGCAACGTGTGGATGCGTTGGCAAAAGAAGCTGCGCAGTTGGATCTTCCGGCTGTTTCTACGACGGAGTGGTATCAACTGATCACGCAGAAACTGATTCCTCAGCTCTCCGATAGCACATTTCTGGTTGTAGCCGTCGTGGGCGGGACGAACATCGGTAAAAGTGTCATCTTTAATCATCTGTGTGGCTCGAAAGTTTCAGCCACCAGCCCGCTCGCTTCCGGGACGAAACATCCAACTTGCCTGGCTCCTCCACGGTTCGCAAATGAAGCGGCTCTCGAAGCTATTTTCAGTGAATTTGATCTCCGACATTCCGACGATGCCGACGATGCTCTCCAGGCAACCGATGACGATGTTCTGTTCTGGCGGGAATCGAAAACGGCGCCCGAAAACCTGCTCCTGCTCGATACGCCGGATATCGACTCCGATGCTCAGATTAACTGGAGTCGAGCTGACAAAGTCCGCCGTTCTGCTGATGTGCTGATCGCCGTGCTAACGCAGCAGAAGTATAACGATGCAGCCGTCAAGAAATTCTTTCGCAGTGCAGCCGAGGAAGACAAGTCCATTCTGGTCGTCTTTAATCAATTGCTCATCCCCGATGACGATGAATACTGGCCAATCTGGCTCAAAACATTTTGCGATGAAACCGGCATCTCACCGGAGTATGTGTATGTTGCTCCGCACGATCGCCGAGCGGCTGAGCAGAAGGAATTGCCCTTTTATCATCGTCAGTGGCCCGTGACTGAGGAAACCGTCCACGAGCAGACGCCTCGCGATCTGATGGTCGATTTATCGGAATTGCGGTTTGAGGAAATCAAACTGAAATCGTTGGCAGGAGCAGTGACTGCTCTTTCAGATTCGCAGGCAGGGATCCCCGCCTATCTTGCAGAGATCCGCAGACGATCTGGCATTTATGGAGATGCCTGGAAACGATTAACCGAACGACTCCAGGAAATTTCTGTCACCTGGCCAGCAGTGCCGAATCCGATTGTGATTCAGGAAGTTCGTAACTGGTGGAAAGAACATCGCACGGGCTGGGAAGCTTCGGTTCATGGGTTTTATGATGCCCTCGGTCGGGGAATAATGTGGCCGATTCGTCAGTTTCGACATCACGATCCCGAGGCCGAGCCGCAGTGGATTACGAATTATCGGCAGCAGGAATGGCGCACAATTCAGCAGCAACTGGTCGCCATTTATGATCGACTCGAATCCCTCGCACAGCATGGACACCCTGTTCTGGCGACCCGGCTCAATCAACTGATGGCTGGTCAAACCCGGGAAAACACACTGGCCGCGATCAAGGAAGAACATCAGCACGCCCGCTTTGAAGAAGAACTTGAGGCGTTGGTTCGCTTGCAAATGCAGTCCTTTCGTGAAGATCGTAAAGACTGGTTCAAAATCCTGCAGCGACTCGATACCGCAGCCGCCGCTGCACGACCAGCAGTAACTGTTGCCTTATTCGCCACCGGCTTCGGCCCCGTCGGCAATGCAATGATGCCCATGATGACCGACACGGCATTACAGGCTGCGATACATGTGGCCGGTGATGTGACAGCCGGTACCGTCACCGCAGCAGTCGGCGAAACGGCCATCAGTTCGAGTACCTCGACCGGAATGCGATACCTCGAAGCCTGGTTCCATCAGTTTCACCAAAGCTTTGTGAAAGTCCGCCAGATCTGGCTGATTCAGCAATTGCAGAAACACCTGTGGGGTTCGTTCCTGGACGATCTGCAAAATGCGGCTGATGTTCCGAAAACGGAAGAATTCAAAGCTGTTGAGCGAGAGTTGGTCTCGCTGAGGAACCTGTCTTTGCAGTCCAGTTAA
- a CDS encoding TRASH domain-containing protein yields MSQVNKLQYLSKTIFSLCILATVMLYLGCSKSETPTAVPAQTNTTAPEGNESSNVSQLEAPPKKSESQSHELPVITFGNDAPSTSSANGEMKSGEKQNETFEADKRADVVIAALKDLQILLGTWRGITQKNFDGSKALDETNWVWDFKTNPKQPALVMSSEASPYYRNASMTFIPESEQYQLQLTDDEGQTSTLIGVFTSEIKDEPGDDDKPQRSYKLEFTEKEPEDKTKRLVFNQQNNNRYLLEVYEQRGGNDRFFRVDTVSTQREGTSMALIDEGYGERTCIISGGLGTITVSYQGKSYYVCCTGCKAAFEEEPERWIARFEEQSKSMN; encoded by the coding sequence ATGTCTCAAGTCAACAAGTTGCAATATCTCTCAAAAACAATATTCTCACTTTGTATTCTCGCCACTGTGATGCTCTACCTGGGTTGCTCGAAATCAGAAACGCCAACGGCTGTTCCGGCACAAACAAATACAACTGCCCCTGAAGGGAATGAAAGCTCAAATGTCTCTCAGCTCGAAGCTCCCCCAAAAAAGTCCGAGAGCCAATCCCATGAATTGCCGGTTATCACTTTCGGGAATGACGCCCCCAGTACATCATCTGCCAACGGGGAGATGAAATCTGGCGAAAAGCAGAATGAAACTTTTGAAGCTGACAAGCGAGCCGATGTGGTGATTGCGGCTCTGAAAGATCTGCAGATCCTGCTCGGGACCTGGCGGGGAATTACGCAGAAGAATTTTGATGGCTCAAAGGCCCTCGATGAAACGAACTGGGTCTGGGATTTCAAAACGAATCCCAAACAACCAGCGCTTGTCATGTCTTCTGAGGCCAGTCCGTACTATCGAAATGCGAGCATGACTTTCATTCCGGAATCGGAACAGTATCAACTACAGTTGACGGATGATGAAGGACAAACTTCAACTCTTATTGGCGTATTCACCAGTGAGATCAAAGACGAACCTGGAGATGATGATAAGCCACAGCGTTCTTATAAACTTGAATTCACGGAGAAAGAACCCGAGGATAAAACCAAGCGGCTGGTGTTTAACCAGCAGAATAACAATCGCTATCTGCTGGAAGTTTATGAGCAACGGGGCGGGAACGATCGCTTTTTCCGTGTCGACACAGTGTCCACGCAACGCGAAGGAACTTCAATGGCCTTAATCGATGAAGGTTACGGCGAGCGGACCTGTATTATTTCGGGGGGACTCGGAACCATTACAGTCAGCTATCAGGGGAAATCTTATTATGTCTGCTGCACGGGTTGCAAAGCGGCGTTTGAAGAAGAGCCTGAACGTTGGATCGCCCGGTTTGAAGAACAGTCCAAATCGATGAATTAA
- a CDS encoding Dps family protein, translating to MTEFKRQILPEDRNTEVAETLQDRLVDLIDLALQLKQAHWCVVGNNFRAVHLQLDEIINDVRLASDEVAERMSTLGVAPDGRAIQVAEGTSLTLIEKEFTSAAATVSLVADRLQTTVRGLRESIKLLGDLDPISEDMLIGITSGLEKHLWMVQSQEV from the coding sequence ATGACAGAGTTCAAACGGCAGATTTTGCCAGAAGATAGAAATACTGAAGTTGCAGAGACGCTCCAGGATCGATTGGTCGATCTGATCGATCTGGCATTACAGCTCAAACAGGCTCACTGGTGCGTGGTCGGAAACAACTTCCGTGCGGTCCATTTGCAGTTGGATGAAATCATCAATGATGTCCGACTGGCATCTGATGAAGTCGCAGAGCGAATGTCGACTCTTGGAGTTGCGCCGGATGGTCGCGCCATACAGGTAGCCGAAGGAACGTCATTGACGCTGATTGAGAAAGAGTTTACCTCTGCTGCTGCAACTGTTTCCCTCGTCGCAGACCGCTTGCAGACGACTGTCCGAGGGCTTCGAGAATCCATTAAATTGCTCGGCGATCTGGACCCAATCAGCGAAGACATGTTGATTGGCATTACCAGCGGGCTCGAAAAACATCTGTGGATGGTGCAGTCACAGGAAGTGTGA